One stretch of Tepidibacter hydrothermalis DNA includes these proteins:
- a CDS encoding Crp/Fnr family transcriptional regulator yields MFENMDIFSNIDKEIIKDMKSRGLIKIYEKDEIIFSEAEEKSNVYLVCSGKIILYRSSEEGDEKIIYILGSGDFLNEVCIDDKNTSANAKVMEDSKIICFSKRDIISWMRRDFNFNMIIMNSLSNKLRRSFRQIKNLGLKKTNYRIAARLWKLARDYGCSSDENIHIDINMTHSQLASMVGTSRESVSRFLKNIERKNIIKQKNQKIIICSLSKLEDYTKSLS; encoded by the coding sequence ATAAAGAAATTATAAAAGATATGAAATCTAGAGGACTTATAAAGATTTATGAAAAAGATGAAATAATATTTAGTGAGGCTGAAGAGAAAAGCAATGTATATTTGGTATGTTCAGGAAAGATAATACTTTATAGATCATCAGAAGAAGGTGATGAAAAAATTATATATATACTTGGAAGCGGCGATTTCTTAAATGAAGTTTGTATAGATGATAAAAATACTTCTGCTAATGCTAAAGTTATGGAAGATAGTAAAATAATATGTTTTTCAAAGAGAGATATTATATCTTGGATGAGGCGAGATTTTAATTTTAATATGATTATTATGAATTCGCTAAGTAATAAACTTAGAAGATCTTTTAGACAGATAAAGAATTTAGGACTTAAAAAAACTAATTATAGAATAGCAGCAAGACTTTGGAAGCTTGCCAGAGACTATGGATGTTCAAGTGATGAAAATATTCATATAGATATAAATATGACTCATTCTCAACTTGCATCTATGGTTGGTACGTCTAGAGAATCTGTAAGTAGATTTTTAAAAAATATTGAAAGAAAGAACATAATAAAGCAAAAAAATCAAAAGATAATAATATGCAGTCTAAGTAAACTTGAAGACTACACTAAATCCCTATCATAA
- a CDS encoding formate/nitrite transporter family protein, which translates to MIKENLEKLAAAAQAKTKLLNDNIVKYFILAMMAGIYVGFGIMLIFSIGAPLKAAGSPGLKALMGSSFAIALTLVIFAGSELFTGNNMVMTVGALSKKVTWIDAIKIWIVSYFGNLVGSLLMAWTLVQTGLVAKEPLSNFVLGASAAKMGAPSMELFFRGILCNMLVCLAIWMATKTKEDIAKIAFIFLCLFGFIGSGFEHSIANMTLLGMGLFIPHDPSLVSWAGYMHNLIPVTLGNMLGGAVVIGAMYFYVGTGRGGK; encoded by the coding sequence GTGATAAAAGAGAATTTAGAAAAATTAGCCGCTGCTGCACAAGCAAAAACAAAGCTTTTAAATGATAATATTGTTAAATATTTTATACTTGCAATGATGGCTGGAATTTATGTAGGGTTCGGAATAATGCTTATTTTTTCTATAGGAGCACCACTTAAAGCTGCAGGATCACCTGGACTTAAAGCCTTAATGGGATCAAGCTTTGCAATTGCATTAACATTAGTTATATTTGCAGGATCAGAACTTTTTACAGGAAACAACATGGTAATGACAGTAGGAGCATTATCTAAGAAAGTAACGTGGATAGATGCTATAAAAATATGGATTGTAAGTTATTTTGGTAATTTAGTTGGATCTTTATTAATGGCATGGACATTAGTTCAAACAGGACTTGTAGCCAAAGAGCCACTTAGTAATTTTGTATTAGGAGCTAGTGCGGCTAAGATGGGAGCACCATCTATGGAATTATTCTTTAGAGGTATATTATGTAATATGTTAGTATGTCTAGCAATATGGATGGCTACAAAAACTAAAGAAGATATAGCAAAAATCGCATTTATATTCTTATGCCTATTTGGATTTATAGGATCTGGGTTTGAGCATAGTATAGCTAATATGACACTTCTTGGAATGGGATTATTTATTCCTCATGATCCTAGCTTAGTATCTTGGGCAGGGTATATGCACAATTTAATACCTGTAACACTTGGAAACATGTTAGGAGGAGCAGTTGTGATAGGTGCTATGTACTTTTATGTTGGAACTGGAAGAGGAGGTAAATAG